Proteins found in one Nocardia brasiliensis ATCC 700358 genomic segment:
- a CDS encoding membrane protein, translating to MESSSALARRDVYKWGLITALGVIAGYGAVLLANVRHFYTDDTESQYAPLWVMLGNRLRDGQFPMLVPEHWMAGNYTIEEAGLLNPPQLLIDLIAPSVDNVALYATVVKLIFAIVLGLGVYRICLAYGAKAPWAAVAGVTMPFTGWLLFFDEASWYTAFVGTAWLTHAWASGVRYARGLGGSGKPGSSGPIPTFVFLYLAISVQYIFPAVEAGLMIGAVVVGEVVYQRKWRPSLWLLATAGCAALVGLATYLPSMLSAKVTWRGTAQINNDQFLTVPWSESLNASLPSTLPAYNSWWGYVQPMPVVYIAWFLIPALAFIDWRKARENWREFTAIALFAIMALMWTAGPGAIGPLRWPARVLPMVALGLLVLVCVLLGRYATFDGWRRRGIAAGVLIGLLFVRSFSAAPRELGGHVIAVLAVVALGAAVVWLGRNKGTVAACALTLVAVFPIAYVQVWAAQPTPMGWNLPTNRSEMKAAFPDFTGTTLQLADRGPITPGERNLKGAYGSLVFGNYAKDLELTYVSGYTPNGHYWFGELLCMRWDTSVCPDAFRRAFDIEPGTGRTIVDLMKVDRVVLQRAMYPDARNQPAPPGWKWVDYPGHEQYISVLERVDGLLSTRNGRVAAALGVTATSVAESDRTSTVRVSSGTGGQVVLARLGWPGYHATLDGKDLPTHLVAKTFLAVDIPAGTKNGDLELTWRPPGWQIGAAAIALGLIGVGLLQWLYTRRRDDELVEPAPDAAEPDLADASR from the coding sequence GTGGAAAGCAGTAGCGCGCTCGCTCGGCGGGACGTGTACAAGTGGGGTCTGATAACCGCACTCGGCGTGATCGCCGGATACGGCGCCGTCCTGCTGGCCAACGTCCGGCACTTCTACACCGACGACACCGAGTCGCAGTACGCCCCGCTGTGGGTGATGCTCGGAAATCGCCTGCGGGACGGGCAATTTCCCATGCTGGTTCCCGAACACTGGATGGCGGGCAACTACACCATCGAAGAGGCGGGCCTGCTGAATCCGCCGCAGCTGCTGATCGATCTGATCGCGCCCTCGGTGGACAACGTCGCGCTCTACGCCACCGTGGTGAAACTGATCTTCGCGATCGTGCTCGGCCTCGGCGTGTACCGGATCTGTCTCGCCTACGGCGCGAAAGCCCCGTGGGCGGCGGTCGCCGGCGTCACCATGCCGTTCACCGGCTGGCTGCTGTTCTTCGACGAAGCCAGCTGGTACACCGCGTTCGTCGGCACGGCGTGGCTGACGCACGCGTGGGCGTCCGGGGTCCGCTACGCGCGCGGACTCGGCGGGAGCGGTAAGCCCGGATCCAGCGGGCCGATCCCGACTTTCGTATTCCTGTACCTCGCGATCTCGGTGCAGTACATCTTCCCGGCCGTGGAAGCCGGGCTGATGATCGGCGCGGTCGTCGTCGGTGAGGTTGTCTACCAACGCAAATGGCGTCCGTCGCTGTGGTTGCTCGCCACCGCCGGCTGCGCGGCGCTGGTCGGGCTGGCCACCTACCTGCCGAGCATGCTCTCGGCCAAGGTGACCTGGCGCGGCACCGCCCAGATCAACAACGACCAGTTCCTCACCGTGCCCTGGTCCGAATCGCTGAACGCCAGCCTGCCCAGCACGCTGCCCGCCTACAACTCCTGGTGGGGTTACGTGCAGCCGATGCCGGTCGTCTACATCGCGTGGTTCCTGATCCCGGCGCTGGCGTTCATCGACTGGCGCAAGGCACGGGAGAACTGGCGGGAATTCACCGCGATCGCGTTGTTCGCGATCATGGCGCTGATGTGGACCGCAGGCCCCGGCGCCATCGGGCCGCTGCGCTGGCCCGCGCGGGTGCTGCCGATGGTGGCGCTGGGGCTGCTGGTGCTGGTGTGCGTGCTACTCGGGCGCTACGCCACCTTCGACGGCTGGCGGCGGCGCGGCATCGCCGCGGGCGTATTGATCGGGTTGCTGTTCGTGCGATCGTTCTCCGCCGCGCCCCGCGAACTGGGCGGGCATGTGATCGCGGTGCTCGCCGTGGTCGCGCTCGGGGCGGCCGTGGTGTGGCTCGGACGCAACAAAGGAACGGTCGCCGCCTGCGCGCTCACGCTCGTCGCGGTGTTCCCCATCGCCTACGTCCAGGTGTGGGCCGCCCAGCCGACCCCGATGGGCTGGAACCTGCCGACCAACCGCTCCGAGATGAAAGCCGCGTTCCCCGACTTCACCGGCACCACCCTGCAACTCGCCGATCGCGGACCCATCACGCCCGGTGAACGAAACCTGAAGGGCGCCTACGGGTCTCTCGTCTTCGGCAACTACGCCAAAGATCTCGAACTGACCTACGTCAGCGGGTACACGCCGAACGGGCACTACTGGTTCGGCGAACTGCTCTGCATGCGCTGGGACACCAGCGTGTGCCCCGACGCGTTCCGGCGCGCGTTCGACATCGAACCCGGCACCGGACGCACCATCGTCGACCTCATGAAGGTCGACCGGGTCGTGCTGCAACGCGCGATGTACCCCGACGCCCGCAACCAGCCCGCACCGCCCGGCTGGAAATGGGTCGACTACCCCGGCCACGAGCAGTACATCTCCGTGCTGGAACGCGTCGACGGTTTGCTCTCCACCCGCAACGGGCGCGTCGCGGCCGCTCTCGGCGTCACCGCCACCTCGGTCGCCGAATCCGACCGCACCAGCACAGTGCGGGTCAGCTCCGGCACCGGCGGCCAGGTCGTTCTCGCCCGCCTCGGCTGGCCCGGCTACCACGCCACCCTCGACGGCAAAGACCTCCCCACCCACCTCGTCGCCAAAACCTTCCTCGCCGTAGACATCCCGGCCGGCACCAAGAACGGCGACCTAGAACTCACCTGGCGTCCCCCCGGCTGGCAAATCGGCGCCGCTGCCATCGCCCTCGGCCTGATCGGCGTCGGCCTGCTCCAATGGCTGTACACCCGCCGCCGCGACGACGAACTCGTCGAACCGGCCCCCGACGCCGCCGAACCCGATCTGGCCGACGCGTCGCGCTGA
- a CDS encoding Trm112 family protein produces MPEHTTLDATLLSLLACPQDKGPLLLVRATEGTVLYNPRLRRAYPIDNGIPVLLIDEARDATEAEHADFIAQPVES; encoded by the coding sequence ATGCCGGAGCACACCACCTTGGACGCCACGCTGTTGAGCCTGCTGGCCTGCCCGCAGGACAAGGGCCCGCTGCTGCTGGTCCGCGCGACCGAGGGCACCGTCCTCTACAACCCGCGCCTGCGCCGCGCCTACCCCATCGACAACGGCATCCCCGTGCTTCTCATCGACGAAGCCCGCGACGCCACCGAAGCCGAACACGCCGACTTCATCGCCCAGCCCGTCGAAAGCTGA
- a CDS encoding GtrA family protein, which translates to MGDTDVSSSGPNVMVAGAADGVAADAGAEGLTDGGRAAVARAGGGASAGAAGGVVAGAGGGALTGAAAGGGGATGVGESAAGGVENPGPLLRVVRRQELAFAVVGGFNTALGIGMTVVWLAVLGDNVPPSVAVAAAYAVSIAVAFVLHRTLVFRVRGHLLRDFLRFVAVNSGGLLLNMVLLELAVSVWHFPDKPAAVVVMGLVAVASYFGHRHISFHRRPAVESHDVVG; encoded by the coding sequence ATGGGGGACACGGATGTTTCGTCGTCCGGACCGAACGTGATGGTCGCCGGTGCCGCCGATGGCGTGGCGGCCGACGCGGGAGCCGAGGGTCTGACCGATGGTGGTCGGGCTGCGGTGGCCCGCGCGGGCGGTGGGGCATCGGCCGGTGCCGCCGGTGGTGTGGTGGCCGGTGCGGGCGGCGGGGCTCTGACTGGTGCCGCTGCGGGTGGGGGCGGCGCGACCGGGGTGGGGGAGAGTGCTGCGGGGGGTGTGGAGAATCCGGGGCCGCTGTTGCGGGTGGTGCGGCGGCAGGAGTTGGCGTTCGCGGTGGTGGGCGGGTTCAATACTGCGCTCGGTATCGGGATGACTGTGGTCTGGCTGGCGGTGCTCGGCGACAATGTGCCGCCTTCGGTGGCGGTGGCGGCGGCCTATGCGGTGAGTATCGCGGTCGCGTTCGTGTTGCATCGGACGCTGGTGTTTCGGGTGCGCGGGCATCTGCTGCGTGACTTCTTGCGGTTCGTCGCGGTGAATTCCGGTGGGCTGCTGCTGAATATGGTGTTGCTGGAGTTGGCGGTGTCGGTGTGGCACTTCCCGGACAAACCCGCGGCGGTCGTGGTGATGGGCTTGGTGGCCGTTGCCAGCTACTTCGGCCACCGCCACATCTCGTTCCACCGCCGACCGGCGGTCGAATCGCACGACGTCGTCGGGTAG